The Aedes aegypti strain LVP_AGWG chromosome 3, AaegL5.0 Primary Assembly, whole genome shotgun sequence genome contains a region encoding:
- the LOC110678007 gene encoding uncharacterized protein LOC110678007, which produces MNSRRQMKCRQLPRRANRNTYIFSSDMDVKLAAALRAQAKPSDDDEKFTFSPVSSIEQIHELEKNLADEAYAERFISYMKKLVGYVGDNCNGMNISYTLVDFFFERNVMLKCSWSGASRSSIIKLAIKNCTKILDIFFSIVRSVNITFSRQLLAQFFKQVTRNAKKRSEAKGLRQPTIHRRAKKLNNTRCQADVPPTTTPDGTKSDWSPSTEDESQSSKSSSSDESDSEMLVSKVEESDPRINSC; this is translated from the exons ATGAACAGCAGACGACAGATGAAATGCAGGCAGTTGCCACGGAGGGCGAATCGGAATACGTATATTTTCAGCAG TGACATGGACGTGAAACTGGCAGCAGCTTTACGTGCCCAAGCAAAACCGTCCGATGATGATGAGAAATTCACGTTTTCCCCAGTGTCTTCCATCGAGCAAATTCATGAGCTGGAGAAAAATCTCGCAGACGAAGCATACGCTGAGCGTTTC ATTTCTTACATGAAAAAGCTCGTTGGATATGTTGGAGATAATTGTAACGGTATGAACATTTCGTACACATTAGTGGACTTCTTTTTCGAACGTAACGTGATGCTGAAATGTTCGTGGAGTGGTGCTAGTCGCAGTTCTATCATCAAACTGGCTATCAAGAATTGCACCAAAATCCTGGACATCTTTTTTTCAATCGTTCGTAGTGTGAATATTACGTTCTCCCGGCAGCTTCTGGCACAATTCTTTAAACAAGTCACACGAAACGCCAAGAAAAGGAGCGAAGCGAAGGGTTTGCGACAACCGACAATTCATCGTAGAGCAAAGAAATTGAACAACACACGATGTCAAG CGGACGTTCCTCCTACCACGACCCCTGACGGAACGAAGAGTGATTGGAGCCCTTCGACAGAAGATGAATCACAATCGAGTAAATCGTCTTCGAGTGATGAGTCAGATAGTGAGATGCTAGTGAGCAAGGTGGAAGAGTCTGACCCTCGTATCAATTCATGCTAA
- the LOC5575858 gene encoding ORM1-like protein — protein sequence MIAGGHGEPNPNSSWMDSRGLWLAYVLGIIIFHIVVLAVPFIDIPYAWTITNITHNLAHLYFLHSIKGAPWMSIDTGDSRKYTHWEQINHGEQFTATRKFLTAAPIILFLLTCMYTRNDTDHFIANFISLVVVLVPKLPQFHGVRLFGINKY from the exons ATGATCGCCGGTGGACACGGTGAACCCAATCCGAACTCCTCGTGGATGGATTCCCGGGGTCTTTGGCTGGCCTATGTGCTCGGTATAATTATATTCCACATCGTAGTCCTGGCAGTGCCGTTCATTGATATTCCTTACGCCTGGACGATCACGAATATTACCCACAATTTG GCACATCTCTACTTCTTGCACTCGATAAAGGGCGCACCGTGGATGAGTATCGATACCGGGGACTCGCGAAAGTATACTCACTGGGAGCAGATCAACCACGGGGAACAGTTCACTGCAACGCGGAAGTTCCTGACGGCAGCGCCGATCATTTT GTTCCTGCTGACGTGCATGTACACCCGGAACGACACCGACCATTTCATCGCCAACTTCATCTCGCTGGTTGTGGTGCTGGTACCGAAGCTACCGCAGTTCCACGGAGTTCGACTCTTCGGAATCAACAAATACTGA